The nucleotide window ATTGAGGATGAGCCGGTGGAGACTATAGAAACCGAGCATCAAGTATTTACCATGGAGAAAAAAGTGAAGGAAGACGAATTAATTATAAGAAAAGAAAATAATATTTATATAGTAGAAGGAAAAGCATTAGATAAAATAGTATATTCAACGGATTTCAATGACATAGATTCAATAAGACGATTCCAAAGCATCTTAAAAAAACGTGGTGTTTTTGAGGAGCTCAAAACCCTTGGTATTGATGATGGTGATACAGTAAAGATATATGACATCGAATTTGAATACTATGACTAAAACCGTATAATGTTTAATATTTAATAAGGAGAGGATTTATTTGCTAACAAGTAAGCAGAGATCTTATTTGAAGGGATTAGCTAATAATATTGAAGCTGTCGCTTATATAGGTAAGGAAGGTATATCAGAAGGTTTTTTAAAGCAGTTGGATGATGTATTAGAAGCCCGCGAATTAGTTAAGGTGAGTATACAAAAGAACAGTATTCTTGATACGAAGGAGGCTGCTAATGAAGTTGCTAAATTAACTCGTTCTGAATTTGTTCAAGCCATAGGAAGAAAGTTTGTTTTATATAGAAAGTCAAATGAAGATCCCAAGATCGAATTGTCTATGTAATTTTATATATTGTTCAGTATTCTTAAATGTTTATGTGGTCGTTAGACCACTATTTTTCTAGCTTTTTTAGAACTTATAAACTATAAATATGTCTTTATGTGTATGGCATATAGATTTCCCAAAGTTAAACTTAATTTATACATCTCAAAATATCCGATGTTTCTAGGGATTTTTGATGTGTATAAATTAACTGTTTAACTGGAATATCTATATAGATTTCCCAAAGTTAAACTTAATTTATACATCTCAAAATATCCGATGATTCTAAGGATTTTTGATGTGTATAAATTAACTGTTTAACTGGAATATCTATATAGATTTCCCAAAGTTAAACTTAATTTATACATCTCAAAATATCCGATGATTCTAAGGATTTTTGATGTGTATAAATTAACTGTTTAACTGGAA belongs to Maledivibacter sp. and includes:
- the yhbY gene encoding ribosome assembly RNA-binding protein YhbY; translated protein: MLTSKQRSYLKGLANNIEAVAYIGKEGISEGFLKQLDDVLEARELVKVSIQKNSILDTKEAANEVAKLTRSEFVQAIGRKFVLYRKSNEDPKIELSM